In Chlorocebus sabaeus isolate Y175 chromosome 11, mChlSab1.0.hap1, whole genome shotgun sequence, one DNA window encodes the following:
- the RASSF8 gene encoding ras association domain-containing protein 8 — protein sequence MELKVWVDGVQRIVCGVTEVTTCQEVVIALAQAIGRTGRYTLIEKWRDTERHLAPHENPIISLNKWGQYASDVQLILRRTGPSLSERPTSDSVARIPERTLYRQSLPPLAKLRPQIDKSIKRREPKRKSLTFTGGAKGLMDIFGKGKETEFKQKVLNNCKTTADELKKLIRLQTEKLQSIEKQLESNEIEIRFWEQKYNSNLEEEIVRLEQKIKRNDVEIEEEEFWENELQIEQENEKQLKDQLQEIRQKITECENKLKDYLAQIRTMESGLEAEKLQREVQEAQVNEEEVKGKIGKVKGEIDIQGQQSLRLENGIKAVERSLGQATKRLQDKEQELEQLTKELRQVNLQQFIQQTGTKVTVLPAEPIEIEASHADIEREAPFQSGSLKRPGSSRQLPSNLRILQNPISSGFNPEGIYV from the exons GTCGAACTGGAAGGTACACCCTTATAGAGAAATGGAGAGATACTGAAAGACACTTAGCACCTCATGAAAATCCTATCATATCCTTAAACAAATGGGGGCAGTATGCTAGTGATGTGCAGCTCATTCTACGACGAACCGGGCCGTCACTCAGTGAGCGACCCACTTCAGACAGTGTGGCTCGAATTCCTGAAAGAACTTTATACAGGCAGAGTCTGCCCCCCTTAGCTAAACTGAGGCCTCAGATCGACAAATCAATCAAAAGGAGAGAACCGAAAAGGAAATCACTGACATTTACAGGAGGTGCCAAAGGATTAATGGACATTTTTGGAAAAGGTAAAGAAACTGAGTTTAAGCAAAAGGTGCTGAATAACTGCAAAACAACAGCAGATGAGTTGAAGAAGCTGATCCGTCTGCAGACAGAGAAGCTTCAATCCATTGAGAAACAGCTGGAATCTAATGAAATAGAAATACGATTTTGGGAGCAAAAGTATAATTCCAACCTTGAAGAGGAAATTGTCCGTCTAGAgcaaaagatcaaaagaaacgATGTAGAAATTGAGGAGGAAGAATTCTGGGAAAATGAATTACAGATtgaacaggaaaatgaaaaacagctgAAGGATCAACTTcaagaaataagacagaaaataacagaatGCGAAAACAAATTAAAGGACTATTTGGCACAGATCCGGACTATGGAAAGTGGTCTTGAAGCAGAAAAATTGCAACGGGAAGTTCAGGAGGCACAGGTCAATGAGGAAGAGGTTAAAGGAAAGATCGGTAAGGTCAAAGGGGAAATTGACATTCAAGGCCAGCAGAGTCTGAGGTTGGAAAATGGCATTAAAGCTGTGGAAAGATCTCTTGGACAAGCCACCAAACGCTTACAG GACAAAGAACAGGAACTGGAGCAGTTGACTAAGGAGTTGCGGCAAGTCAATCTCCAGCAGTTTATCCAGCAGACGGGGACAAAAGTTACCGTTTTGCCAGCGGAGCCCATTGAAATAGAGGCCTCACATGCAGACATTGAAAGGG AGGCACCATTCCAGTCTGGGTCTCTGAAGCGACCTGGTTCATCTCGGCAGCTCCCCAGTAATCTCCGCATTCTGCAGAATCCTATCTCATCTGGTTTTAATCCTGAAGGCATATATGTATGA